The DNA window AACTTGATCTAACTGTCAATGACTGATTCCGTAACTTGAACCTATGACCTTGAGATTCCACAGAGAAAACGTAACTgtttcttcaaggctcctccTCTACAACTGAATACAACTCACAGAACCAACAACATTAGCAAGCTATGCACCATCATGTAGAGTTTTCCATCCTTCCCACATTCATTAGCTGTGGATTTTGTTGCTTAGTTGAGGCAAAAAAGTATAAAGATCACCTGTTGTATACTTAAGATAGCATGCCAGTATATCTGAGatgtgaaaaagagaaatgctatAGGTTCACCATGTATATATTATGTACCATTTTACCACCTAGATGTATTCACCCAAGAAATTCAAGCAAAAGGGAGAGATTCTCGTATTCATGTACTGAAGCCAGCAAAAGATGTATAGACACACACAATGTTGACTCTCACAAGAATTCACACCTGAAATAAAATAgcaaagcaagattcaaaaaTGCACAGTTATTACATTGCTCATAGAATAACTTTAATCCTCAATGGTGACATAGTTCTGGTTCTTAACCAACGCAGGtttgtcttttcttttatctttgtaGCCTTCAGCCCTTCATCGTGTTTCTTTTAAATCTTGAAATATGATTTCTTTTCATTTGATCCTGCAAGCTTGTTAGGGAATATGATTCACCAAAGaaactacttaaaaaaaaatcttcagCTCTTGCTAAATTAGTTGTACACATGGAAGCCAAACTCCTGTTCATATAATTGGTTTACATGTCGTGGTTTTATTGATTACACAGTATATTAATGTATCAAACATCTTAGTGAAATAACGTATTAAGTTAGGATCAAATTTTCATGTACCTCAATGAGAGAGTTATTGCTTCTTCCCTTATGCAATGCATGTTCAAGCAAAATCTCTACAATCTCCAGGCATATATAGTTAAATTTCTTCAATAACTGAAGACTGTAGTAGAAATGCAGACCACGGAAGACACATTATTACAAATTTACAATGGTTCAAATATATAGGATTTTTAACACAAATAATGGagtataaattaaaaacaaaaacaaaaaacagattTTCAAAGCTTCCATGTAATAGCAGGACAAGAGTAAAGTGAATCAAGTTATATCATTCCAGCTTTATCAGAGAAATCAGAATTCTTACTAACATGAATGTCATTTCGCCatggagaaaagaaaaagttaaaataacatataaactCCCTAGGTCAACATAAATAGCAGTAAATTCAACATTATTATCGCAAACAGTAATAATTGTATCAAATTAATAAACACGAGAAAACCGTAACAGACAAGTGGCAAAATAAATAGAACTATTATCGCTAATTACTAATGGCATCAGAACATAGTAAATTCAACATGAACCTATCATAAGTCAATTGATCATCAAACAAATTGAAGTAAATGCTTATAAACAAGCATACTGTTGAAATCTTAAGCCCCTTACGAGGATCTGCATTATAAAGAAAATACCGAAATCAGAGATTGCAATTCCAATTTTCCTCAAAACGAATCTATTGATTATTCAAATCCAATCATCATGATTGCACTTTATTAATTTGAGTTTGAACCCTATCTAAACAATTCTTTTGCACATTTAATCGAACAGAAGTACTACAAAGAGCACGTCGATCTACACATCTAAACCACCTTACATACTATAGCCGAATAACCGCCTCTGAAAGAAGAAAATCAGAAACGACGTTTTTAATTGGCCACAATGAAGTCACTGCCGAAGGAGTCAATGACCAGATCGGGAGAGTCCGCGGCAGGACTGAGGGGAACGAACATAACGGACTTGGCGGCCATGAGCTTCTTCCGCTGCGGATAGCGAGGTCCGTAGATCCTGGCGACGAAGAACGGGAAACCGTCAAAGGAAGCGGCAGCGTTGGCCTGAGGCTGAGCGGCGGTGGTGTCCTGCGGAGTATGCAACGGGGAGGAAGGAGGAGAAGTGCGACGGAGAGGGATCTGGCAGATGGAGCCGATCCGGTGAGATCTGGCGCTGATGATGCGCGAATCGCGGATTCGAGCTAGGGCACCCGGTTTTAGGTATACACTAATAAATCCAATTCTTATATACATTGATTTGTGAGTGTACCAAAAATGTCAAAACTCAAAAGGACCATGTGGAATGTAGAGAGTAGACACTATTGTTAACAAATGATTTGAATCTTGTGacgtttgaattttattttaaagagtaaaatgtgattttctatttttgaatagtttctctttcatatttattttttatcccacctataaaataaatgataaaagatcacactttattctttaaagtgaaattcaaactttagaggatacAAATCCGTTAACAAAAGCATGGCTTAATATGATGGAGGATGTTATAAAGACGCGacgttttttttaaatacacttatgtatcatattattattggaCGTATTAATGAACcgattatttttgaatttattaacaaattagaataaaatcgattttttataacaataacaataaatcgAATTGTTATCAAATTCGTTCGAACCGATCAATTTACAAAATCCACTAGACTatcgttttcttttttttttttcaaacaaaaattagggatatatttatctttttatcaaaaaaatttaaacataattcGGTTCAGATTGTATAAATCGATTGGATCAAATCGAATGCTGACAATTGGGTTTAGTATTGTTGCTATAATAAACCgattttgttctaatttattaaaaaataaagtattaaccaatttaataaaaatgtccAATAATATTATGACATATGTaaacatcttttaaaaaatatatttttagtatcttttaTTAAAGTGGTCTCCTAATATGATTTAGACCTATTGTAATATCGACGTTATAGTTTTAaatgcatttttattttaactctATCTTGCAAAACTAAATTTAACTGTCATCAAGGTTACAACACACAAATAATAAAGATACACAATAATGGTTTAGTATGATGAATAATTTCCAGAGAGAGTACAATGTACATTGAAACGAAAAAGAACCTTCGAATGCTGTATAGCAACGTCAGGACAATAATGTCGGATGTGAGTGTCCCAAACAAAGCCTGACCAGCCCACCTGCAGCAATAAAATGATTAAGAACTTGTCAAAGACATTTCAATCATAGAAATGATGCTTTAGAAACAAATCAAACATGAtcaaatcatgaattaagatcAGCAGATAGACAAAACAAAGCCAATGAATTCACTAAATCAGGTTATCAGTTAAAACTATATAACTCATAATGTACAAATATTATATAAGCAAaatgtgcatgaaattgtgGTGCTAATCAAgctttatttattaaatctaATTGAGATCATTTTGTGCATTcataatgaaaatttaaacCCAAATTTCTAACCATCACAACTCAACAAAGAACACACAGTTGATTAACTCAGTGATTCTTGAGCAGCTCCTTTAATACCAAGAAGCTGATTCATGCTTGAACCGTCTTTCGACGGAGCCTTATCCGGTGCCTGAGACTTAACTGCTCAATCCCAACCCCCCACCTCCccaacaaagaaagaaaaaatgttaAGAAAAACATGACCAATTGAAAAAGGAACATCAAAATGGTAACTCAAGAAAGCACAAATTACCATTATTTGTATCGGTTTCTGTTGCTCTAATAGTTAATCTCCTCCCTGAAATCAATTTTCACATAAAACCACCAAAACCATTAGTTCCCATGAAGCCACAAGCAccaaaaaagcacaaaaataacaaaattgagTGTCATTTgattcatgaaaaacaaaaccTAAGCAAATTAGTACATGTTACATAAGAACACTCAAAATGGTACTTTGCAAAACCCAATGTTGTACTCTTTCAACAACCAAGAAAACCAGAAAGTGCTGTGGTGAGTCAACCTACTAGTGAATGAGAAAGGAAGTGAAGGCACCCTTGTTCTTGTGCATGagattgttgttgttcttggtGGAACTGAAACCATGTTGAGAGAAAGTGAAGCCATTATTTTAGAAAGATAAGAGCTTGTAATTCTGAAACTGAGGAAGAAGCTTCAGAGGTTCCACACCCGGAACACTATAGAATACAAGTGGTGTGTTCTATGCTGTAAGTGAtaaagtttttgtttttgtgtttgttttttatttatttattttaggtagacATAAAACAAAGCTTTTAATGAAAGGGTAAGCTTCTTTGAAGGATACGAGATTTGTGGTGTTTATGCTTATGTGGCGTCATTTGATTGCTTTGTttacatatattaaaattaattattaatttaaaatagatatatgtatattaaaaataaattaaataatatatattaatatatgataattaattttaatatataactaatatttcaattattttttagataaaagtCATTTTTCTATACAAGTTTGTACAAGTCATTTTACTCTAATTCACCTCATGTGCCTCTTAATCTaactaaattttcaattaacatGCGAATATATAATTGCCTTTTTCGAAATGATTTCGTTTCTATTTTTGAATATTCTCAACGTTTTCAATCTACGTTCTCTTTTATTTCTGCGTTTTCTGCGTTTCTCTTCGTTCGTTCTctacattttttaaatcaagCTCTAACATCAGTTTTAAACAGTTATCTCgttgttgaagataatgaataattcaagttGAGATTGTCAATTGAACTAGAACGAAGTTTActattgttttgaatccaatcaagtagTTGAGGTGTGGTTCAATTCTAGTTAATGTtttcgttagtagtttatgattctgtagatgaataatgttatttttgtttgtgaaaattgttgTTCGTCGTTGAtagtttgaattgaatgtaatgtaaaaattctgcattaaagaaaatatttttctatatttgcagcaaatttcggcgtaacacgaagatatttgagtgtattgtttaagaattttcggtgtatGTGTGTTGATAAGTTttgtataattcaaaactcttcttctccctcctccTCGTATTctactatttttcttcttctttttaatcatcattatcatcttctttttttttcttattcatctttttttcttgttttatcttctcaagtttcttcttaatttactctcttaataagaaaaaaacaaaaaaaatcaaacaaaaaagaagaagaaacacataatggtacaaaattacttggaagggaatgaacttacattcattcaactaaaagaaagaaagaaataaggaaaagaataaggaaaaaaatgcagcattagaagaaaatatttttctatatttgcagcaaatttgggtgtaacacgaagatatttgagtatattgtttaagaattttcagtGTATGTGTActaataagttctgcataattcaaaactcttcatctttctcctcctcatcttctgctgcttcttcttcttctttttttttatcaacatcaccatcttcttctttttttcttattcatatttttcttgttgttttatcttctcaagttttttatgttttactctcttaacaataataaaaacaaaaaatatcaaagaaagaagaataagaaacaCAGAATGttgcaaaattacttggaagatgatgaacttacattcattcaactaaaagaaaaaaataaataagaaaaaaatacagcattagagaaaatatttttctgtatttacaGGAAATTTtagtgtaacacgaagatatattagtatattgtttaagaatttttggtgtatgtgtgctgataagttctacataattcaaaactctttcttttcctcctcctcatcttccgctgcttcttctttttcgtcttctcataattcttttcgAATTCAACTTCGCAACTTCTTTCACTTTTCGCGAtgattttgagagattttgaTCCTTGTTTGAATTTTGAGCGTTGCAATTTTGATGGAGGGAAAAGAACCGTTTGCGTTATTCAATAATTAGGGAAACGCATGTTTACACGAAATCTAAACTGAAAGTCGTTTTTGTTGAATTTGGCCCAACTTATAtaccaaaaagacttgtatatatagcagatctcataatatttttatactgaGTTATATAAGGTATACTTTATAGAAAATTATAGTATGTTTTTGGAACAGTTTAATAACTGTTCTAAGAGTTTCAATAtcgattaatttttattttatattttatttaaaatattatatattataaattaaaaaaagcttttataaatatttaaaaaatatatactaaatatGTTTTAAAACGATTATGTTATAGTAATAACAATTGTTATTAGGGTTAGAAGTGAGTCGAGTTAAACCAAGTTCAAGCTCGCCTCATGAAAATTGAGCTTCATTCACAACTCAACTCATTAACAATCGAGCATATTTCTTAAATTCAAACTCGATTCATCGAAAACTCACGAGCCCACTGGCtcaaataataagaacatagtctataattctatatcaataaattataacttatatattttaaaaaatatttaaaagatcaattttatatattctgTATCTCTCAATAAATTATCAATCTTTTATATATTCTGTTtcttttttgttcaattttctCAGATTACGGAGCAGCTTTGTGATCCTCGAGGCCTTCGAAGGAGTCCCTTCTCAGCTCTTCACTGACAATCCTTTCCTCCCCATGTCagtctcactctctctctcccttctttTACAGAGAAGAAAATATTATCTTTCTTGTAATATGAGTTTAGGGATTTGGTTAAAGAGTGTAATTTGGCATACAGGGAGACAAGAATGAACCAGAAAGTTAACCTCCTGCTAAACGCGGACTTTTTTCTACTGTTGTTAGGGTAATAACATTATAATATTCTCATTTTCATGTAAACGGTGTATTTATGTTTGTCGTGACGAATGAGTATTTCTTCAGAATTTTACATTTCTAATGCTTTTGATATGTGCTGTTATCTAGGACTCAGACACTCCTACTGCAGAATCCGTTCCAAGGGTATTGCCAAAGAATGATGATTCTCGCTTGGTTAGCAAGAACAAAAGAATGTAATGCTTCAATTTTCTGCAGATTGAATGATGGCTAAATTTGTAATTGCATTGTTATTTCAGGTAGTGTTTGTAAGAACCGAGACTAATTAaccatttaattaaataattaaattgccCAAAGTAGGTTCCAAACATTTAGAACGAGAATTAGGTCTGTTCGGTACTGGGcgagaataaataaaaacagtagaaaacctcaaaaaaatattaaaaattgaaaatcggacattaattttaaaggtttgacCCAAAATTGGGACAA is part of the Arachis duranensis cultivar V14167 chromosome 1, aradu.V14167.gnm2.J7QH, whole genome shotgun sequence genome and encodes:
- the LOC107472986 gene encoding chlorophyll synthase, chloroplastic-like — protein: MASLSLNMVSVPPRTTTISCTRTRVPSLPFSFTRRRLTIRATETDTNNVKSQAPDKAPSKDGSSMNQLLGIKGAAQESLSGLVRLCLGHSHPTLLS